GAACAATCTGAGATTCCATATAAAACCATTACAAAAGAAACCCCCAATCTTCCTGTAGGACAAAAGAAAGTTATACAGGAAGGAAAGAAGGGAATTTTAGAGAAAACCACTAAGGTAGAATACCTTGGAGGAAAAGAACAAAAAAGAGAATTGATTGCAGAAATCGTTCTGGAAGAGCCCCAGGATGAAATCATTGAAGTTGGTGCAGAAAATATAATCATTGGGTTAGACGGAAAAACATACAAGTACAAAAAGGTTCTGACCATGAGTGCTACAGCTTACACTGCAAGCTATAAAGATACGGGTAAATCCCCAAGTCATCCAGGTTACGGGATTACATATACAGGAACCAGAGCAAGAGTTGGAACGGTTGCTGTGGATCCTAGAGTAATTCCTCTGGGAACCAAAATGTATGTTGAAGGATATGGATATGCTGTAGCAGAAGATATAGGCGGAGCTATTAAAGGGAATAAAATCGATTTATACTTTAATACTCTAAAAGAGGCCAATAATTTCGGCAGACAACAAAGAAAAGTATATATACTGGCAGAACAATAAACCAAAGAATACGGTTTTAGCATAACAGAGGAGAATCTTATGGAATTAATTGCATCCCCTAGTAAGACAAAAGAGATTTTAAATAAATACCCATTTGTATTCAGAAAAAAATACGGACAAAACTTTTTAATAGACTCCCATGTTTTAAATAAAATTATAAAGGGAGCACAGATTACAGAAGAGGATTGTGTGCTTGAGATTGGCCCCGGTATCGGAAGCTTAACTCAAGTACTATCCCAACATGCTAAAAAGGTTATAGCAGTCGAAATAG
The genomic region above belongs to Defluviitalea saccharophila and contains:
- a CDS encoding 3D domain-containing protein, producing MNQKTRTLLLIIGMFLLGSSSVTAYQLMLKEVTVIDNDKLTLYKTPKTTVESFLQEQSILLGENDEINVTMNDNIVEGMTITIHRAIPVEVKLDGKEKEVYTKTKTIEDFLEEQNIELGSKGSINTALEEKIRPYMELEIQTYKEEVITEQSEIPYKTITKETPNLPVGQKKVIQEGKKGILEKTTKVEYLGGKEQKRELIAEIVLEEPQDEIIEVGAENIIIGLDGKTYKYKKVLTMSATAYTASYKDTGKSPSHPGYGITYTGTRARVGTVAVDPRVIPLGTKMYVEGYGYAVAEDIGGAIKGNKIDLYFNTLKEANNFGRQQRKVYILAEQ